A single region of the Hominilimicola fabiformis genome encodes:
- a CDS encoding ATP-dependent nuclease, whose amino-acid sequence MLKIADLEISCFRSILNLKLCIESEPNLISICGENNVGKTNTLRAINLFFNPEDYEISMDRPTLKQAQGGARIDPKITVTLCDDENDEYFQITRDFKYYNIQNEKFLSGVSFTKRGTLINKKSKKTMTFAEIKSKLELIEFRYIESINIDIPDLIEKLTNDAIDVEYEQSRMTKSKQELKNAYVKYITGLQEILDVFSNDISRIFNEFKSNWNVTFKVPSSADTFRDLISDDVELLIDDKGCRGIEQKGSGLQRLAVILLNFEILKRIKHKKSYILCVDEPDIFLHDGLQKKLMEFFKESSDKMQIFYTTHSKNFINQYSMKNIILLGSKHYPQHSARKKRYIDVVETIFIDISTNDGYDQICEHLGIEQNTYNVLKKNNILVEGGCDKKYLEQLGDYFGFKKPNIISADGVTNVEKYLDFYNSYYKDNTTAYKPCVKVLFDNDLAGRDVYCKIKKDKYTYINVCPVLLCNFNNTSNMNLTNNTCNHEIEDYVYPEIICYLVNKLLQKKSFNTIDIGKVTEKIIKPAYQNNGILYTIEYEKNEQNQEEGHKISFVSAKKATNDIKNGLAGMFNIPGDRAIIELLEQCDRKYPYVKNFLKEIFTFE is encoded by the coding sequence ATGTTAAAAATAGCAGATTTAGAAATTAGTTGTTTTCGTTCTATATTAAACCTAAAGCTATGTATAGAAAGCGAACCTAATTTAATATCGATATGTGGGGAAAATAATGTTGGAAAAACAAATACATTAAGGGCAATTAATCTATTTTTTAATCCTGAAGATTATGAAATTTCAATGGATAGACCAACATTAAAACAGGCTCAAGGAGGAGCTAGAATAGATCCTAAAATCACAGTAACACTTTGTGATGATGAAAATGATGAATATTTTCAAATTACCCGTGATTTCAAATATTATAATATTCAAAATGAAAAGTTTCTATCGGGAGTTTCGTTTACCAAAAGAGGTACTTTGATTAACAAAAAAAGCAAAAAAACAATGACTTTTGCTGAAATAAAAAGCAAATTGGAATTAATAGAATTTAGATATATAGAATCCATAAATATAGACATACCTGACTTAATAGAGAAGTTAACAAATGATGCAATCGATGTAGAATATGAACAAAGTAGAATGACTAAAAGCAAGCAAGAATTAAAAAATGCTTATGTAAAGTATATAACTGGATTACAAGAAATTTTGGATGTTTTTTCAAATGATATATCTCGGATTTTTAATGAATTTAAAAGTAATTGGAATGTAACTTTTAAAGTCCCAAGCTCAGCTGATACATTTAGAGATTTGATTTCGGATGATGTTGAATTATTAATAGATGATAAAGGCTGTAGAGGGATAGAACAAAAAGGTTCTGGACTACAACGACTAGCGGTAATACTATTAAATTTTGAAATACTTAAAAGAATCAAGCATAAGAAGAGTTATATTCTATGTGTTGATGAACCAGATATTTTTCTACATGATGGATTGCAAAAAAAACTTATGGAATTTTTCAAAGAAAGTTCTGATAAAATGCAAATTTTTTACACTACTCATTCGAAGAATTTTATAAATCAGTATTCGATGAAAAATATAATACTATTAGGCTCTAAACATTATCCACAACATAGTGCACGTAAAAAAAGATACATAGATGTTGTCGAAACAATTTTTATAGATATAAGCACGAATGATGGGTATGATCAAATATGTGAGCATTTAGGAATAGAACAAAATACTTATAATGTGCTTAAAAAGAATAATATTTTGGTAGAAGGAGGATGTGATAAAAAGTATCTTGAACAACTTGGTGATTATTTTGGATTTAAGAAACCTAACATTATATCGGCAGATGGTGTGACTAATGTTGAAAAATATTTGGATTTTTATAATTCATATTATAAAGACAATACAACTGCCTACAAGCCGTGTGTTAAGGTATTATTTGACAATGATTTGGCAGGGCGTGATGTTTATTGCAAAATAAAAAAAGATAAATACACTTATATTAATGTCTGTCCAGTATTACTTTGTAACTTTAATAATACGAGCAATATGAATTTAACAAATAACACATGCAATCACGAAATTGAAGATTATGTATATCCTGAAATTATATGTTACTTAGTCAATAAACTTCTTCAAAAAAAATCATTTAACACTATTGATATTGGCAAAGTAACTGAAAAAATTATAAAGCCAGCTTATCAAAATAACGGTATTCTTTACACGATTGAATATGAAAAAAATGAACAAAATCAGGAGGAAGGGCATAAAATATCATTTGTATCAGCGAAAAAAGCAACAAACGATATTAAAAATGGTCTTGCTGGTATGTTTAATATACCGGGTGACAGAGCTATAATAGAACTCCTTGAACAATGTGATAGAAAATATCCATATGTAAAAAATTTTCTAAAAGAGATATTTACATTTGAATAA
- a CDS encoding HTH domain-containing protein: MKDKLSAFERRLEILFLLNKCKETTAVELAYYFAVSKDTIFRDVDFLNRYAPIYTKRGMFGGIFINDESRKNLLLYLSDDEEKLLKKLSANLDDTAKYYINNILNKYSKPRIGT; this comes from the coding sequence ATGAAAGACAAGTTGTCAGCATTTGAACGCAGACTTGAAATACTGTTTTTACTTAATAAATGCAAAGAAACAACAGCGGTAGAATTAGCCTACTATTTTGCAGTAAGTAAAGATACCATATTCAGAGATGTCGATTTTCTAAACCGATATGCACCTATATATACCAAGCGAGGAATGTTTGGAGGAATTTTCATAAATGATGAAAGTCGTAAAAATCTATTGCTATACTTATCAGACGATGAGGAAAAACTCCTTAAAAAACTGTCAGCAAATCTTGATGATACGGCAAAATATTATATAAACAATATTCTGAACAAATATTCAAAGCCAAGAATCGGTACATAA
- a CDS encoding helix-turn-helix domain-containing protein has translation MDYEKLGDNIRNYREQRGFTQEKLAELSNISEKHLSKIERGKINIKIDTLVNIADALGTSVDKLLLDASSYVEPDYISQITYHLSKLSR, from the coding sequence ATGGATTACGAAAAATTGGGTGATAACATTCGTAATTATAGAGAACAGCGAGGTTTTACCCAAGAAAAATTAGCCGAATTATCTAACATATCGGAGAAACATCTTTCAAAAATTGAAAGAGGAAAAATCAATATAAAAATTGATACATTGGTTAATATAGCTGATGCATTAGGAACTTCGGTTGATAAACTGTTATTGGATGCTTCATCATATGTCGAGCCGGATTATATTTCTCAAATTACATATCATTTATCAAAACTATCGAGATAG
- a CDS encoding S8 family serine peptidase, translating into MNNKFFKRMISAFISAFLIISNSAVFAETNDIFVSLSDCISKSDENKDTRIIIELEDSPLLSYSEKINTYSNVSDFLSSKEAKEIEQRLEQNRKSVKKSLVQSGMDFTVKREYSTIMNGLAVEANIADLEAIKQTDGVKEAFVAEFYSLPEPIDTYSSGGVSAIGGDIAGDLGFTGKNSAVAILDTGLDLSHPAFSSVNSPKYSKEDIESVIKNNKMTIGKLNVSKVYINDKIPYAYDYADVDTNVSGGESHGTHVAGIVGANSGGVVEGVAPDAQLFIMKVFGDSSGGAYDDDILAALDDSVKFGVDAINMSLGSTAGFSESAYKSMREVYNRVKNSGIALYCAAGNEYSSTYENAAGNDLSKATEPDNGVVASPSTYEVALSIASMNNIETTSIYLLANGRKIRYNDPAEKESDRLISLSGTLEYVDCGVGAATDFSGKNLKEKIALIQRAGEENGEVLTFAQKESNAKNAGALAAIIYDNVDGALINMSTDNKIPCVFISKTDGEYLCGQPDKKLSVSKDYVDTFKDTYSGKMSDFSSWGVTSDLKLKPEITAPGGDIYSTLPNGLYGNMSGTSMASPHMAGAAAVMQQYISENRDGINMTAEQRTSLFNALMMSTAVPVQDENGIPYSPRKQGAGLVQLQNAMKSDVFLLNSDNSRPKAEIGYNENGNFSFDFKAVSIGDDTLQYEPTITVLTEDTVSENGVVYMAQKARKLSDDEVSVTIPKKITVVPNGETPVNVKIELTEKGKANLKAQFPNGIYIEGFVTMTPIQNDEVSLSYPFMGFFGDWQALNIFDSDIYDDEPASICETQIGQFRNSDGGGYILGHNYYVDGATEYNANKIAIKGSETGKNVTAAVSLLRNADKLTFSVDDSDGNTVYSESSTNVSKSYHSSEGYYTPMAAKGWAPFDVWNTPLDDGNYVYKITATLGQHEETKAFPIVIDSVPPEVISSRIEGAKWIVTVHDNHFIQGVCATATGNEPITKWIEPDAVSSDATSEITFDLSTSGFKGLTQAKIALIDYAGNTYISDYYSLSAAEVIYPQSVTLDKSALVLTEGESAMLNAEIMPQNASNKTVTWSISDTDVAQISASGKVTAKKTGNAVITAQTVNGIKASCDITVNEKQAETLPIAAAVSVKKNTLTGNIIPFRFQLGNIKKVATVSFTFQKDDALQFESLIGKNGFTPLGIKWNNDNTATIALSYLQNGAGGSLTKNELFDAAEVQFKEILNDMTVGIRLVDVSAAGYDKNGKAVYFTTKITAESANTNVTKKSSCDVNADGVVDLLDITYCQKFYRMGEKSIDWNDFKHCDLDGNGLIDIEDLIIILKVM; encoded by the coding sequence ATGAATAATAAATTTTTCAAACGCATGATTTCAGCATTTATTTCGGCGTTTCTTATAATTTCAAATTCAGCTGTATTTGCCGAAACTAATGACATTTTTGTTTCGCTGTCAGATTGTATCAGCAAAAGTGATGAGAATAAAGACACTCGTATTATTATTGAACTTGAAGACTCGCCTTTGCTTTCTTACAGTGAAAAAATCAATACATATTCTAATGTTTCGGATTTTCTTTCATCAAAAGAAGCAAAAGAGATAGAGCAAAGGCTTGAGCAGAATCGCAAGTCTGTCAAAAAAAGCCTTGTTCAAAGCGGTATGGATTTTACCGTTAAGCGTGAGTATTCTACAATTATGAACGGTTTGGCTGTTGAAGCGAATATTGCGGACTTGGAAGCTATCAAACAAACCGACGGTGTAAAAGAAGCTTTTGTTGCAGAATTTTACTCTTTGCCTGAACCGATAGATACCTATTCAAGCGGCGGAGTATCCGCGATAGGCGGCGATATTGCCGGTGATTTGGGTTTTACGGGCAAAAACAGTGCCGTAGCAATTCTCGATACCGGACTTGACTTATCGCACCCGGCATTTTCATCGGTGAACAGTCCGAAATATTCCAAAGAGGATATTGAAAGCGTTATAAAAAACAATAAAATGACGATTGGAAAGTTGAATGTTTCAAAGGTCTATATCAACGATAAAATCCCATACGCATATGATTATGCCGATGTTGACACCAATGTTTCCGGTGGTGAATCGCACGGAACGCACGTTGCCGGAATTGTCGGTGCAAACAGTGGCGGTGTGGTCGAGGGTGTCGCACCTGATGCACAGCTGTTTATTATGAAGGTGTTCGGTGATTCATCCGGCGGTGCATATGATGACGATATTCTGGCAGCGCTTGACGATTCGGTTAAATTCGGCGTGGATGCCATTAATATGAGCCTTGGCTCAACGGCAGGCTTTTCCGAAAGTGCATATAAATCTATGCGTGAAGTTTATAATCGTGTAAAAAATTCAGGAATAGCTTTATACTGTGCAGCCGGAAACGAATACAGCTCAACATATGAGAATGCAGCCGGAAACGATTTGTCGAAAGCGACAGAACCCGATAACGGTGTGGTCGCCTCACCATCAACCTATGAAGTCGCTCTTTCGATTGCGAGTATGAACAATATCGAAACGACATCAATTTATCTGCTTGCAAACGGCAGAAAAATTCGTTATAATGATCCGGCAGAAAAAGAAAGCGACCGGCTTATATCTCTTTCAGGCACACTTGAATATGTCGATTGCGGCGTCGGTGCTGCAACAGATTTTTCAGGCAAAAACCTCAAAGAAAAAATTGCTCTGATTCAGCGTGCCGGTGAGGAAAACGGGGAAGTTCTGACGTTTGCTCAAAAGGAAAGCAACGCAAAAAATGCCGGTGCGCTTGCCGCAATCATTTATGATAATGTTGACGGTGCGCTTATAAATATGTCCACCGATAACAAAATCCCCTGTGTCTTTATCAGCAAAACCGACGGTGAATATCTTTGCGGACAGCCCGATAAAAAACTTTCCGTAAGCAAAGATTATGTTGACACATTCAAAGATACTTATAGCGGAAAAATGAGTGATTTTTCTTCTTGGGGTGTTACTTCCGACTTAAAATTGAAACCCGAAATCACTGCCCCCGGCGGAGATATTTACTCAACGCTTCCGAACGGACTTTACGGGAATATGAGCGGTACATCAATGGCGTCACCGCATATGGCAGGTGCGGCAGCTGTTATGCAACAATACATTTCGGAAAATCGTGACGGAATAAATATGACAGCCGAGCAAAGAACGAGTCTTTTTAATGCTCTGATGATGAGTACTGCAGTTCCCGTTCAGGACGAAAACGGTATTCCGTACTCACCGAGAAAACAAGGTGCGGGTCTGGTTCAACTGCAAAATGCGATGAAATCAGATGTTTTTCTTTTAAATTCGGATAATTCAAGACCGAAAGCAGAAATCGGATATAATGAAAACGGAAATTTCAGCTTTGATTTTAAAGCAGTATCTATTGGCGATGATACGCTTCAATATGAGCCAACAATAACCGTTTTGACGGAAGATACGGTTTCGGAAAACGGTGTCGTTTATATGGCGCAAAAGGCAAGAAAGCTTTCGGACGATGAGGTTTCCGTAACAATTCCGAAAAAAATCACAGTTGTTCCAAACGGAGAAACTCCGGTCAATGTCAAAATTGAATTGACGGAAAAAGGAAAGGCAAATCTCAAAGCTCAATTTCCAAACGGAATTTATATTGAGGGATTTGTGACGATGACTCCGATACAAAATGATGAAGTATCACTTTCTTATCCGTTTATGGGCTTTTTTGGAGATTGGCAAGCGCTTAACATATTTGATTCTGATATTTATGATGATGAACCTGCTTCAATCTGCGAAACACAAATCGGACAGTTCAGAAACAGTGATGGCGGCGGATATATTCTCGGTCATAATTACTATGTCGACGGAGCGACAGAATATAACGCAAATAAAATTGCGATAAAGGGCAGCGAAACCGGCAAAAATGTGACCGCCGCCGTTTCACTCCTCAGAAATGCCGATAAACTGACTTTTTCGGTAGATGACTCTGACGGAAATACCGTTTACAGCGAAAGCTCGACAAATGTTTCAAAAAGCTATCATTCCTCTGAAGGCTATTACACACCAATGGCAGCAAAGGGCTGGGCACCGTTTGATGTATGGAACACTCCTCTCGATGACGGAAATTATGTTTATAAAATAACGGCAACACTTGGACAACACGAAGAAACAAAAGCTTTTCCGATTGTGATTGACAGTGTACCACCGGAGGTAATTTCAAGCCGTATAGAGGGGGCAAAGTGGATTGTAACCGTCCATGACAATCACTTTATTCAAGGAGTGTGTGCAACCGCAACGGGAAATGAGCCGATTACCAAATGGATAGAACCCGATGCCGTATCGTCAGATGCAACATCGGAAATCACTTTTGATTTATCTACCTCCGGATTTAAAGGACTGACACAGGCGAAAATTGCACTGATTGATTATGCCGGAAATACTTATATTTCTGATTATTATTCGCTTTCCGCAGCCGAGGTGATATATCCGCAATCGGTAACACTTGACAAGTCCGCACTTGTTTTAACCGAGGGCGAAAGTGCAATGCTGAACGCTGAGATTATGCCCCAAAATGCATCAAACAAAACTGTCACTTGGAGCATATCCGACACCGATGTTGCACAAATATCAGCAAGCGGAAAAGTCACGGCAAAAAAGACAGGAAATGCGGTGATTACAGCTCAAACAGTAAACGGAATAAAAGCAAGCTGTGATATTACCGTCAATGAAAAGCAAGCTGAAACACTTCCGATCGCAGCGGCGGTTAGCGTAAAGAAAAATACTCTTACAGGGAATATAATTCCTTTTAGATTTCAGCTTGGAAATATTAAAAAGGTGGCTACCGTATCATTTACATTTCAAAAAGATGATGCTTTGCAATTTGAAAGCCTAATCGGTAAGAACGGTTTTACTCCCCTTGGAATTAAGTGGAATAATGATAACACCGCAACAATAGCACTGTCCTATCTGCAAAACGGTGCGGGCGGAAGCTTAACCAAAAATGAGCTTTTCGATGCAGCTGAGGTTCAATTCAAAGAAATTCTTAACGATATGACGGTCGGAATAAGGCTTGTTGATGTTTCGGCAGCAGGATATGATAAAAACGGAAAAGCAGTTTACTTTACAACTAAGATTACCGCCGAAAGCGCAAATACAAATGTCACTAAAAAGTCAAGCTGTGATGTAAACGCTGACGGAGTAGTTGATCTTCTTGATATTACATATTGCCAAAAATTTTATCGAATGGGTGAAAAATCTATTGATTGGAACGATTTTAAACATTGCGATTTAGATGGTAACGGCTTGATTGACATAGAAGATTTAATTATTATATTGAAAGTAATGTAA
- a CDS encoding leucine-rich repeat protein — MKNLFKKTMITMCSAVMLMGIGAVSANAATTTVGDFTVDRSKSGYSSPYVVSISAYNGEGGKITLPTTAEINGKEYQITSVGNAFEENESITGVTIPDGYTEIGLSAFKDCTGLQSVEIPGSVDMISTNAFSGCTALNTVNFDDDTAASLTINLGAFANCTALTFIELPARLSSTRYNFLYGCDALTSITMKDGAQKFATVDNVLYNVSDDEAVMVVYPGGKPETEYTIPTEVNGKAVTSTAMHLFRNNSVLKKVTVPASITSLGGYTFNGMKAIEEIVLEHETAPSIGSEICTEMNTGSKVIVKNEEVAKIFESTSAYTKYYTPEKTTITVAGQTPEVKTVSTSFSVSAEPEIKDGKAVYSIYFDNAENVNTVLLKVSFDTAQVSEGTVTVANDKFTSGTSNWTEENGKLILKAYVGITGNVSGFSSAEKTKLAEIAVPLKADAKGNITAKITDAKAAGVVGEDESAMNGTVTMGTSSANVFVPNYDVNSNGTVDIIDITEAQRYYQVASSDETWAKAKAMDVNGDNKVDIQDYIDIFNHLSDF; from the coding sequence ATGAAAAATTTATTCAAAAAAACAATGATAACGATGTGTTCGGCAGTGATGCTGATGGGAATCGGCGCGGTCAGCGCCAATGCTGCCACTACAACGGTCGGAGATTTTACGGTTGACCGCTCAAAATCCGGCTACTCCTCGCCGTATGTGGTAAGCATTTCGGCATATAACGGCGAAGGCGGCAAAATCACTTTGCCGACAACCGCAGAAATCAACGGGAAGGAATATCAGATAACCTCTGTCGGCAATGCATTTGAGGAAAACGAAAGTATTACCGGCGTCACGATTCCGGACGGATATACGGAAATAGGACTCAGTGCGTTCAAGGATTGTACGGGACTGCAAAGCGTTGAAATCCCCGGATCTGTGGATATGATTTCAACAAACGCATTTTCCGGCTGCACAGCACTTAATACCGTAAATTTTGACGATGATACGGCAGCGTCGCTTACGATCAATTTAGGTGCATTTGCAAATTGTACCGCACTCACCTTTATTGAGCTTCCGGCAAGACTCAGCTCGACAAGATACAATTTTCTGTACGGCTGCGATGCATTGACATCAATCACAATGAAAGACGGTGCGCAAAAGTTTGCCACTGTTGATAATGTACTTTACAATGTCAGCGATGATGAGGCGGTAATGGTTGTATATCCCGGCGGAAAACCGGAAACGGAATACACCATTCCGACAGAAGTGAACGGAAAAGCAGTAACTTCCACTGCAATGCACCTTTTCAGAAACAACTCTGTTTTGAAAAAAGTTACCGTTCCGGCAAGCATTACAAGCTTGGGTGGCTACACATTTAACGGAATGAAAGCCATTGAGGAAATTGTCCTTGAGCATGAAACAGCTCCGTCAATCGGCTCGGAAATTTGCACCGAGATGAATACCGGCAGCAAGGTCATTGTGAAAAACGAAGAAGTTGCAAAGATTTTTGAATCCACATCTGCATATACCAAATATTATACACCCGAAAAAACAACTATAACTGTTGCGGGGCAAACTCCTGAAGTCAAGACAGTTTCCACAAGCTTTTCTGTTTCGGCAGAGCCGGAAATAAAGGACGGAAAAGCGGTTTACAGCATTTATTTTGATAACGCCGAAAATGTGAATACGGTTCTTTTAAAGGTGTCATTCGATACGGCACAGGTTAGTGAAGGTACGGTTACGGTTGCAAATGACAAATTCACAAGCGGAACATCAAACTGGACAGAAGAAAACGGAAAACTTATCTTAAAGGCATATGTCGGAATTACCGGAAATGTTTCGGGATTTTCTTCAGCAGAAAAAACAAAGCTTGCAGAAATTGCCGTTCCTTTAAAAGCTGATGCAAAGGGAAATATCACTGCAAAAATAACCGATGCGAAAGCGGCAGGCGTTGTCGGTGAAGATGAGTCGGCAATGAACGGTACAGTCACAATGGGCACATCATCGGCAAACGTATTTGTTCCGAATTATGATGTAAATAGCAACGGTACGGTCGATATTATTGATATTACCGAGGCGCAAAGATACTATCAGGTAGCATCATCGGATGAAACTTGGGCAAAAGCGAAAGCAATGGATGTAAACGGCGACAACAAGGTTGACATTCAGGACTACATAGACATATTCAATCATTTAAGCGATTTCTAA
- a CDS encoding leucine-rich repeat protein, whose translation MKNKIFNRLSSLVVIAAMLMGFTVSVSAGNDGLIGANIKDGQLLGYFGDGGDIKIPDTVTIIAGEAFLNNDNITSVTIPGSVQVIGYHAFDGCTELERVIFEDPTDGADLIIRLDAFANCPKLTECEIPAVASYVTANVFKGCSSMEKIKVHPQNPYYFTDDNGVMFGPRVNEGEPQYDDPNLTLTAYPSGREGLYSIPESVQGRTVDRIWSGAFKNAEKLTDIEIPENVKIIGGNAFEHSGLTDVTVPDTVESLGSGAFEDCTKLTHIQLPKNLTSIPHSIFKGCTSLSSIEFPQAATNIEMYAFADCKSLTNLILPDGLVNITLAAFEGCTNLQRVVIPASVTGFPNDDTLGAYDMFPDSPKSLVVYVEKGSNGERWAVNNVADWGYQYKILDSVSNLDGVDFGSFYLINLDKKVRVEGKFSINSQLVVNEINSGNEYDAFQAKSENGILKVYEVSATHESDTYTISVGLSDGCSKNAKLYYYENGEAVEISSSQVSKTFTVQTDSLGYFAVIDSSISGGEDHEVTKVTLNKTTAAMKKGDKLQLSATVLPQTATNKSIRWESSDNTVATVDSKGVITAVSAGSAKITATAVNGVNATCTISVTDSETPKPAEEKIETKVSLKADKAVSEKGKSYFTLALSESSRIANIQITFETSTNDVTVSGINGFTVIGDAEDGKVVLGYLNANGELFSSAQSADIAKITVNAENATLKITDVKVSGWDTDKTVKYGKVNGIDPSEATFTDALSYDVNQDGTIDLLDITEAQRYYRADKNSSNWNDASKCDFNDDGRIDIEDYMEIWLNFTK comes from the coding sequence ATGAAGAATAAAATTTTTAACAGATTATCTTCTCTTGTAGTGATTGCGGCTATGCTGATGGGATTTACCGTCAGCGTATCTGCCGGCAATGACGGACTGATTGGTGCAAATATCAAAGACGGTCAGCTCCTCGGTTATTTCGGAGACGGCGGAGATATAAAAATTCCCGATACCGTCACCATTATTGCGGGAGAGGCATTTTTAAATAACGATAATATCACAAGCGTAACAATTCCAGGCAGCGTACAGGTAATCGGCTACCATGCATTTGACGGCTGTACCGAATTGGAACGGGTTATATTTGAAGACCCGACAGACGGAGCCGATTTGATTATCCGATTGGATGCTTTTGCAAATTGCCCGAAACTTACGGAATGTGAAATTCCCGCAGTGGCAAGCTATGTGACGGCGAATGTATTCAAAGGTTGCAGCAGTATGGAAAAAATAAAGGTACATCCGCAAAACCCGTATTATTTTACGGACGATAATGGCGTTATGTTCGGACCGCGGGTCAATGAGGGTGAGCCGCAGTATGACGATCCGAATTTGACATTGACGGCTTATCCGAGCGGTAGAGAGGGATTATACAGTATCCCCGAAAGCGTTCAAGGAAGAACCGTTGACCGCATCTGGTCAGGGGCATTCAAAAATGCCGAAAAGCTGACGGATATAGAGATTCCCGAAAACGTAAAAATCATCGGAGGCAACGCTTTTGAGCATTCGGGATTAACCGATGTAACAGTACCCGATACGGTAGAGTCGCTGGGTTCCGGGGCGTTTGAAGATTGCACAAAGCTTACGCATATTCAGTTACCGAAAAATCTGACAAGCATACCGCACAGCATTTTCAAAGGCTGTACAAGCCTTTCGTCAATCGAGTTCCCACAAGCGGCGACCAATATTGAAATGTATGCATTTGCCGATTGCAAATCGCTTACAAATCTAATTCTTCCGGACGGACTTGTGAATATTACACTGGCGGCATTTGAGGGCTGCACCAATCTGCAAAGAGTGGTGATTCCGGCAAGTGTCACGGGATTTCCGAATGATGATACGCTCGGAGCTTATGATATGTTCCCCGACAGTCCGAAAAGCCTTGTTGTATATGTAGAGAAAGGCTCAAACGGAGAGCGATGGGCGGTGAATAATGTTGCCGACTGGGGTTATCAATACAAAATTCTTGACAGTGTATCCAATCTTGACGGTGTTGATTTCGGAAGCTTTTACTTAATCAATCTCGACAAAAAAGTCAGGGTTGAGGGAAAGTTTTCAATCAATTCGCAGCTTGTTGTGAATGAGATAAATTCGGGCAACGAATATGATGCATTTCAGGCAAAATCGGAAAACGGAATTTTGAAAGTATATGAAGTATCCGCAACCCACGAAAGCGATACCTATACAATCAGTGTCGGACTTTCGGACGGCTGCTCCAAAAATGCAAAGCTGTATTACTATGAAAACGGCGAGGCGGTGGAAATTTCATCATCGCAAGTAAGCAAGACCTTTACCGTACAGACGGACAGTTTGGGATATTTTGCAGTAATTGATTCTTCAATATCCGGCGGAGAAGATCACGAAGTAACGAAAGTAACGCTGAACAAAACCACCGCAGCTATGAAAAAGGGCGACAAACTACAATTATCGGCAACGGTACTGCCACAAACGGCAACGAATAAATCAATTCGTTGGGAAAGCTCAGACAACACGGTAGCGACCGTTGACAGCAAGGGCGTTATAACTGCCGTTTCGGCAGGTAGTGCAAAAATCACGGCAACGGCAGTGAACGGTGTAAATGCTACTTGCACAATCTCCGTTACGGATTCCGAAACCCCAAAACCGGCAGAGGAAAAAATCGAAACCAAAGTATCGCTTAAAGCGGATAAAGCGGTTTCCGAAAAAGGAAAATCGTATTTCACGCTTGCACTTTCCGAATCGTCAAGGATTGCAAATATTCAAATTACTTTTGAAACATCAACCAATGATGTAACAGTCAGCGGAATTAACGGATTTACCGTCATTGGCGACGCAGAGGACGGCAAAGTGGTTTTGGGTTATCTCAATGCAAACGGCGAACTGTTTTCCTCGGCTCAGTCCGCAGATATTGCAAAAATTACGGTCAACGCCGAAAATGCAACACTGAAAATCACCGATGTCAAGGTATCGGGTTGGGACACCGATAAAACCGTAAAATACGGCAAAGTGAACGGAATCGACCCATCCGAGGCAACCTTTACGGATGCACTTTCCTATGACGTAAATCAAGACGGAACGATTGATCTTTTGGATATTACCGAAGCACAGCGTTACTATCGTGCAGATAAGAACAGTTCAAACTGGAATGATGCATCAAAATGCGATTTCAACGATGACGGCAGAATCGACATCGAGGATTATATGGAAATTTGGCTGAATTTTACAAAATAA